A window from Drosophila subobscura isolate 14011-0131.10 chromosome O, UCBerk_Dsub_1.0, whole genome shotgun sequence encodes these proteins:
- the LOC117898497 gene encoding succinate dehydrogenase [ubiquinone] cytochrome b small subunit, mitochondrial, whose protein sequence is MSLSLVLRGAVRCNAANLVKSARITPLKAYSTIVANAQRQTLKPLALTKIVAPVVREISVSAPRMASAGSSHTALWTLERLVSAGLLAIIPAAFIAPSQILDALLAISVVIHAHWGVEAMVVDYMRPAVVGNILPKVAHIALIVISVATLGGLFYYIQNDVGLANGIKRFWAIKGKDAEEKQQS, encoded by the exons ATGTCGCTATCCTTGGTCCTGCGTGGCGCCGTCCGCTGTAATG CCGCAAATCTCGTTAAGTCAGCGCGCATTACTCCACTGAAGGCCTACTCCACAATTGTGGCCAATGCCCAACGTCAGACTCTCAAGCCTCTGGCTCTGACCAAGATAGTTGCG CCCGTAGTTCGTGAGATCTCTGTGAGTGCACCACGCATGGCTTCGGCTGGGTCCAGCCACACCGCCTTGTGGACACTGGAACGCCTAGTGTCGGCTGGTCTGCTGGCAATTATCCCAGCGGCCTTCATTGCTCCATCCCAGATACTGGATGCACTGCTTGCCATTTCTGTGGTCATTCACGCTCATTG GGGCGTTGAGGCCATGGTTGTCGACTACATGCGTCCAGCTGTGGTGGGAAATATTCTGCCAAAGGTGGCACACATTGCGCTCATCGTCATCTCGGTGGCCACTCTGGGAGGTCTCTTCTACTATATCCAAAACGATGTGGGTCTAGCCAACGGCATTAAGCGCTTCTGGGCCATCAAGGGCAAGGATGctgaggagaagcagcagtcCTAA
- the LOC117898563 gene encoding lipid storage droplets surface-binding protein 1 isoform X1, whose product MATATIGSGLHLEAIDRIGSIPLVESSVKRVENIYGKVKNNNRLFSWYFEAAEATISAAYGSVQPAVKLFEHPLKRLDNVMCKSLDILEQRIPLVYLPPEMAIILCLKMYWNTKEYMSDHLVRPVLKRADSVKQIGNAVLESPLTTYAADRIDGAFTAGDKFVDKYLVPISTDQDQTDAPQEDDNVAANEKGAIKAIHHGQRFSRKLKRRLTQRTIAEARALKKQSKEAIHVLIYAVELIATDPKQAMQRAKELWAYLSADEPENQARPATLEQLIVLLTRESARRVVHLVNFSATVASNIPRNLAHTTTEVAHQIVCINHRIITISRLDKVKSLSKEEAESLLKRALAFYGNLQGLTNSYLERVANFLSGRIEAEKVTGTDSATSNHRSSRRRQDNNTNNYSAAHNNINGVY is encoded by the exons atgg CAACTGCAACTATCGGCAGTGGGCTCCACCTGGAGGCCATCGATCGCATTGGCTCGATCCCGTTGGTTGAGTCGAGCGTGAAGCGTGTAGAGAACATCTATGGCAAAGTGAAGAACAACAATCGTCTGTTCTCCTGGTACTTTGAGGCCGCAGAGGCAACCATTTCGGCCGCCTATGGTTCCGTGCAGCCAGCTGTGAAACTTTTCGAGCATCCCCTGAAGCGCCTGGACAATGTCATGTGCAAGAGCCTGGACATACTGGAGCAGCGTATTCCGCTGGTCTATCTGCCACCCGAAATG GCAATTATCTTGTGCTTAAAGATGTATTGGAACACTAAGGAATACATGTCGGATCATCTGGTGCGGCCCGTCCTGAAGCGTGCCGACTCTGTCAAGCAGATTGGCAACGCTGTGCTGGAGAGTCCACTGACCACCTATGCGGCGGATCGCATCGATGGAGCCTTCACAGCCGGCGATAAGTTTGTGGACAAATATCTGGTGCCCATCAGCACGGATCAGGATCAGACAGACG CGCCGCAAGAGGATGATAATGTGGCGGCGAACGAGAAGGGTGCCATCAAGGCGATCCATCACGGTCAACGATTCTCCCGCAAGCTGAAGCGACGCCTTACACAAAGAACGATTGCAGAGGCCCGTGCCCTAAAGAAACAGAGCAAGGAGGCCATCCATGTGCTCATCTATGCGGTGGAATTG ATTGCAACGGATCCCAAACAGGCCATGCAAAGAGCCAAGGAACTGTGGGCGTATCTCAGCGCAGATGAGCCCGAGAATCAGGCGAGGCCAGCCACCCTGGAGCAGTTGATTGTGCTGCTCACCAGGGAATCGGCCAGAAGAGTTGTGCATTTGGTTAACTTCAGTGCCACTGTGGCATCCAACATACCCAG AAACCTGGCACACACCACCACAGAAGTGGCTCACCAAATCGTGTGCATTAACCATCGCATCATCACAATATCTCGCCTGGACAAGGTCAAGAGCCTGTCCAAGGAGGAGGCTGAATCTCTATTAAAGCGCGCGCTTGCCTTCTATGGCAATCTGCAGGGTCTGACCAACAGTTATCTG GAACGTGTGGCCAACTTTCTGTCGGGACGCATTGAGGCGGAGAAGGTGACGGGCACCGATAGCGCCACAAGCAATCACAGATCATCGAGAAGGCGACAGGATAATAACACAAACAATTACTCAGCGGCCCACAACAATATAAATGGTGTCTACTAG
- the LOC117898563 gene encoding lipid storage droplets surface-binding protein 1 isoform X2 translates to MATATIGSGLHLEAIDRIGSIPLVESSVKRVENIYGKVKNNNRLFSWYFEAAEATISAAYGSVQPAVKLFEHPLKRLDNVMCKSLDILEQRIPLVYLPPEMMYWNTKEYMSDHLVRPVLKRADSVKQIGNAVLESPLTTYAADRIDGAFTAGDKFVDKYLVPISTDQDQTDAPQEDDNVAANEKGAIKAIHHGQRFSRKLKRRLTQRTIAEARALKKQSKEAIHVLIYAVELIATDPKQAMQRAKELWAYLSADEPENQARPATLEQLIVLLTRESARRVVHLVNFSATVASNIPRNLAHTTTEVAHQIVCINHRIITISRLDKVKSLSKEEAESLLKRALAFYGNLQGLTNSYLERVANFLSGRIEAEKVTGTDSATSNHRSSRRRQDNNTNNYSAAHNNINGVY, encoded by the exons atgg CAACTGCAACTATCGGCAGTGGGCTCCACCTGGAGGCCATCGATCGCATTGGCTCGATCCCGTTGGTTGAGTCGAGCGTGAAGCGTGTAGAGAACATCTATGGCAAAGTGAAGAACAACAATCGTCTGTTCTCCTGGTACTTTGAGGCCGCAGAGGCAACCATTTCGGCCGCCTATGGTTCCGTGCAGCCAGCTGTGAAACTTTTCGAGCATCCCCTGAAGCGCCTGGACAATGTCATGTGCAAGAGCCTGGACATACTGGAGCAGCGTATTCCGCTGGTCTATCTGCCACCCGAAATG ATGTATTGGAACACTAAGGAATACATGTCGGATCATCTGGTGCGGCCCGTCCTGAAGCGTGCCGACTCTGTCAAGCAGATTGGCAACGCTGTGCTGGAGAGTCCACTGACCACCTATGCGGCGGATCGCATCGATGGAGCCTTCACAGCCGGCGATAAGTTTGTGGACAAATATCTGGTGCCCATCAGCACGGATCAGGATCAGACAGACG CGCCGCAAGAGGATGATAATGTGGCGGCGAACGAGAAGGGTGCCATCAAGGCGATCCATCACGGTCAACGATTCTCCCGCAAGCTGAAGCGACGCCTTACACAAAGAACGATTGCAGAGGCCCGTGCCCTAAAGAAACAGAGCAAGGAGGCCATCCATGTGCTCATCTATGCGGTGGAATTG ATTGCAACGGATCCCAAACAGGCCATGCAAAGAGCCAAGGAACTGTGGGCGTATCTCAGCGCAGATGAGCCCGAGAATCAGGCGAGGCCAGCCACCCTGGAGCAGTTGATTGTGCTGCTCACCAGGGAATCGGCCAGAAGAGTTGTGCATTTGGTTAACTTCAGTGCCACTGTGGCATCCAACATACCCAG AAACCTGGCACACACCACCACAGAAGTGGCTCACCAAATCGTGTGCATTAACCATCGCATCATCACAATATCTCGCCTGGACAAGGTCAAGAGCCTGTCCAAGGAGGAGGCTGAATCTCTATTAAAGCGCGCGCTTGCCTTCTATGGCAATCTGCAGGGTCTGACCAACAGTTATCTG GAACGTGTGGCCAACTTTCTGTCGGGACGCATTGAGGCGGAGAAGGTGACGGGCACCGATAGCGCCACAAGCAATCACAGATCATCGAGAAGGCGACAGGATAATAACACAAACAATTACTCAGCGGCCCACAACAATATAAATGGTGTCTACTAG
- the LOC117898492 gene encoding protein sel-1 homolog 1: protein MNLTKWMCLLMLLLAKRGQLLRAELQGPTATTETPTAAHTSLPASEPSSQADTEEVTTAETESRAPALSNERKASKPKDATDFGTRVMPAALFERLWNDSLMKQQKLKAEIEKIEAMRQGTAEPPAVELTPEQLEAQLMYNNAMDMLAKPRTDKRVVFTLLKKAAAFNHQEARAALAWAVLMGHWMEFDFHHAADEFESLANEGLPSAHMGLAFMYSAGVGGKNVSQPLALIHYTLAALGDDTLAQMALGYRYLYGINVPISCEKALIQYKRVAKKVASKVTFANGPVVHRVRLLDELENPGSHETEIVDYYQLLADKGDVQSQVGLGQLYYQGGKAIQQDHQKALEYFTLAANAGNAIGFAFLGKLYLEGSEQIKADNETAFKYFSKASEMGDPVGQSGLGVMYLKGLGVPKDPVKALSYFTQAADQGWVDGQLQLGTMYFTGNGVKTDYKLALKYFNLATQSGHVLAYYNLGVMHAYGMGMLRSCPAAVEFFKSVAERGRWSNRLMHAYGDYKRNRIDEAYMQYSLMGEVGYEVAQSNAAFLLDREEVHVFNDRHEELIRAFYYWKRAAGQGYSAAQVKLGDYYYYGWGTSKDFETAAALYRKASEQQYNAQAMFNLGYMHEQGLGMKKDRHLAKRLYDLAAETNADAKVPVAIALLKLQVLAKIESIKESPYRFIFLLDENIAANWDLYTITLLTLLLGFIMYTRRPFQQPEQQLANDLAAAAPVQLVPPAVAEAAAPAPAAAPAPAPAPAPEPDPTTSAGTSKATTSNGNGATEATSSSANANANANALDPTD, encoded by the exons ATGAACCTAACCAAATGGATGTGCCTCCTAATGCTCCTCCTGGCCAAGCGCGGCCAGCTGTTGCGAGCCGAGCTGCAGggccccacagccacaaccgaAACCCCCACAGCAGCTCACACCAGCTTACCAGCAAGTGAGCCATCCAGTCAGGCCGACACTGAAGAGGTAACCACAGCCGAGACAGAGTCCCGGGCGCCGGCCCTCAGCAATGAACGGAAGGCGTCCAAACCAAAGGATGCCACAGATTTCGGGACACGGGTGATGCCAGCTGCTCTATTCGAACGCCTCTGGAACGACAGTCTGATGAAGCAACAGAAGCTAAAGGCTGAGATCGAGAAAATCGAGGCCATGCGACAGGGCACTGCCGAGCCCCCCGCCGTCGAGCTAACTCCGGAGCAGCTGGAAG CCCAACTGATGTACAACAATGCCATGGACATGCTCGCCAAGCCGCGCACGGACAAACGGGTGGTCTTCACCTTGCTCAAGAAGGCGGCGGCCTTCAATCATCAGGAAGCCCGAGCTGCACTCGCCTGGGCCGTGCTCATGGGCCACTGGATGGAGTTCGATTTCCATCATGCTGCCGATGAGTTTGAGAGCTTGGCCAACGAGGGTCTGCCCTCGGCCCACATGGGACTGGCATTCATGTACTCGGCCGGAGTTGGTGGCAAAAATGTGAGCCAGCCGCTGGCCCTGATCCACTACACTCTGGCCGCCCTGGGCGACGACACTCTGGCACAAATGGCACTGGGCTATCGCTACCTGTACGGCATCAATGTGCCCATCAGCTGCGAGAAGGCACTGATCCAGTACAAGCGCGTGGCCAAGAAGGTGGCCTCAAAGGTAACCTTCGCCAATGGTCCGGTTGTGCATCGCGTGCGGCTGCTGGATGAGCTGGAGAATCCCGGCAGCCACGAGACCGAGATTGTCGACTACTACCAACTGCTGGCCGACAAGGGTGATGTGCAGTCGCAGGTGGGACTGGGGCAGCTGTACTATCAGGGCGGCAAAGCCATTCAGCAGGATCATCAGAAGGCACTGGAATACTTCACCCTCGCGGCCAATGCGGGCAATGCcattggttttgcttttttgggcAAACTCTACCTGGAGGGCAGTGAGCAGATCAAGGCAGACAATGAAACGGCCTTTAAG TACTTCTCCAAGGCCTCGGAAATGGGTGATCCTGTGGGTCAGAGCGGCTTGGGTGTCATGTACCTAAAGGGCCTGGGTGTGCCCAAGGATCCAGTCAAGGCCTTGTCCTACTTCACACAGGCAGCCGACCAAGGATGGGTAGATGGACAGCTGCAACTGGGCACCATGTATTTCA ctggAAATGGCGTCAAGACTGACTACAAGCTGGCCCTCAAGTACTTCAATTTGGCCACTCAGTCGGGCCATGTGTTGGCCTACTACAATCTTGGGGTTATGCATGCCTACGGCATGGGTATGCTGCGCTCCTGCCCAGCAGCTGTGGAGTTCTTCAAGTCTGTGGCGGAGCGCGGTCGCTGGAGCAACAGACTGATGCATGCGTATGGCGACTACAAGCGGAATCGCATCGATGAGGCTTACATGCAGTACTCCCTGATGGGCGAGGTTGGCTACGAGGTGGCCCAGAGCAATGCCGCCTTTCTGCTGGACCGCGAGGAGGTGCATGTGTTCAATGACCGGCACGAGGAATTGATAAGAGCCTTTTATTACTGGAAGCGGGCTGCTGGCCAGGGCTATTCGGCTGCACAGGTCAAGCTGGGCGACTACTACTATTATGGCTGGGGCACGTCGAAGGATTTCGAGACAGCTGCGGCTCTATACAg GAAAGCATCGGAGCAGCAGTACAATGCCCAGGCCATGTTCAATTTGGGTTACATGCATGAGCAGGGGCTGGGCATGAAGAAGGACAGGCATCTGGCCAAGCGGCTGTACGATCTGGCTGCCGAGACGAATGCAGACGCCAAAGTGCCAGTGGCCATAGCGCTACTGAAGCTGCAGGTGCTGGCAAAGATTGAATCAATCAAAGAG TCCCCGTATAGATTCATCTTTCTTTTGGATGAAAACATCGCCGCCAATTGGGATTTGTATACGATTACCTTGCTGACACTGCTGTTGGGTTTTATCATGTACACTCGGCGGCCATTCCAGCAGCCTGAGCAACAGCTCGCAAATGATTTGGCCGCTGCTGCGCCAGTTCAGCTGGTACCACCGGCAGtggccgaagcagcagcacccgctccagcagctgcacctgcacctgcaccggCACCCGCACCTGAACCAGATCCAACAACGTCTGCTGGCACATCCAAGGCGACGACGTCTAATGGCAACGGAGCGACAGAGGCGACGTCGAGTagcgccaatgccaatgccaatgcgaaTGCTCTCGATCCCACTGATTAG
- the LOC117898493 gene encoding uncharacterized protein LOC117898493, whose translation MNIYLRVICLLGFLSSALAQFNQNQIEQRNCIIPKILQGSWFSWEVGLPTQTVIDATSMSSRGYCINYQRHHGDEYSFVFKERTKDCYHCVNTKIRTLNVFEKYEGPCLSLPPGQKPTVENICRGIKDDQQLITLFNENFVPINCRSSLEGVWHFTYQNRFRFTGVCDQPDARIQSCQTAGTQFLIQNQKFNITYQKCEGMDGTFSGPVEFSCLGDWFVGKNHYFAVANTKESRKDEKYRCFLKNRDDDLYVGVSITAECNTLKTPETSPERLKLTPVKAEFVEPGCTLPQNFSGEWVNTANIDADVSISETHINETYYPDKARYRKTIYVCRERRGNRVMMARLTVDGCQKDYVCFDFMPRHHNIIRYRRGLAVIKDDFSTVCSWVQFPNSEAWKYDLFLARNPVPVRCPVAGKFNFTQRGEHPFRTRILGGVTLSPRPDIHCKQNISDLSVCDTDQKELAVDENYCLSVDHLGRPVDIYSDPDYRMKCIGFWKENLKSYMITYDDLDPLSKYRCWVYQRADLNRVLMSQAVGAFCKLEQDVTSWNHSEGAAVAIDAVEYERERDDCPMYFDDGLNPWRPSDASNIIFDWDFYRAGASAINGKLATAFAMACMLCKYLVAH comes from the exons ATGAATATTTACCTAAGGGTTATCTGCCTTTTGGGCTTCCTGAGCTCAG cgcttgcacaatttaatcaaaatcaaattgagcAACGCAACTGTATTATACCGAAGATACTGCAGGGATCTTGGTTTTCATGGGAGGTCGGCCTTCCCACACAGACGGTCATCGACGCCACATCCATGTCGAGTCGTGGCTACTGCATCAACTACCAGCGCCATCACGGGGATGAGTACTCATTTGTGTTCAAAGAACGCACAAAGGACTGCTATCATTGTGTCAACACGAAAATCCGCACGTTGAATGTCTTTGAAAAATATGAGGGTCCGTGCCTGAGCTTGCCCCCCGGCCAGAAGCCAACGGTGGAGAACATCTGCAGGGGCATTAAGGATGACCAGCAGCTGATAACGCTCTTCAACGAGAACTTTGTGCCCATCAATTGCCGCTCTTCGCTAGAGGGCGTGTGGCACTTTACATATCAA aATCGTTTCCGTTTCACGGGTGTGTGCGATCAGCCGGATGCACGCATACAGTCGTGCCAAACAGCTGGCACCCAGTTTCTGATACAGAATCAAAAGTTCAACATCACTTATCAGAAATGCGAGGGCATGGATGGCACATTCAGCGGCCCCGTTGAGTTCAGTTGCCTGGGCGATTGGTTTGTCGGAAAGAACCATTACTTCGCAGTGGCAAACACCAAGGAATCGCGCAAAGATGAGAAATATCGTTGCTTCCTCAAGAATCGAGACGATGATCTCTATGTTGGTGTCTCCATCACGGCCGAGTGCAATACACTGAAAACGCCTGAGACGTCGCCTGAGCGCCTGAAGCTGACCCCCGTCAAAGCTGAGTTTGTGGAACCGGGCTGCACGCTGCCGCAAAACTTTAGCGGCGAGTGGGTGAACACGGCCAACATTGACGCCGATGTGTCCATCAGTGAGACGCACATAAACGAGACGTATTATCCCGACAAGGCGCGCTACCGCAAGACGATTTATGTGTGCCGCGAGCGTCGTGGCAATCGGGTGATGATGGCCCGCCTCACGGTCGATGGATGTCAAAAGGATTATGTGTGCTTCGATTTCATGCCCCGCCATCATAATATCATACGCTACCGCAGGGGCTTGGCTGTGATCAAGGATGACTTTAGTACGGTGTGCTCTTGGGTGCAGTTCCCCAATTCGGAGGCCTGGAAGTACGACTTGTTCCTTGCCAGAAATCCAGTGCCCGTCCGCTGTCCGGTGGCTGGCAAATTCAACTTTACACAAAGAGGAGAGCATCCCTTCAGGACGAG GATCCTTGGTGGTGTCACGCTGAGTCCCCGTCCGGATATTCATTGCAAGCAGAATATCTCCGATTTGTCCGTCTGCGATACGGACCAGAAGGAATTGGCTGTCGATGAAAACTATTGCCTGTCTGTGGATCATTTGGGAAGGCCGGTGGACATTTACAGTGATCCGGATTATCGCATGAAGTGCATTGGCTTCTGGAAGGAGAATCTAAAGTCCTATATGATTACCTACGACGACTTGGATCCGCTCTCCAAGTACCGCTGCTGGGTGTATCAGCGCGCCGACCTCAATCGTGTGCTAATGTCGCAGGCTGTGGGCGCCTTTTGTAAGCTGGAGCAGGATGTGACCTCTTGGAACCATTCGGAGGGTGCTGCGGTGGCCATCGATGCTGTTGAATACGAGCGTGAACGCGACGACTGCCCCATGTACTTTGACGATGGCTTAAATCCCTGGCGACCATCCGATGCCTCAAACATAATTTTCGACTGGGATTTCTACAGAGCCGGAGCGTCGGCCATAAATGGCAAGCTAGCCACAGCATTTGCTATGGCTTGTATGctttgcaaatatttagtCGCTCACTGA
- the LOC117898496 gene encoding phosphatidylglycerophosphatase and protein-tyrosine phosphatase 1 has protein sequence MEMSAAMFARVSFYPTLLYNVLMEKASARNWYDRIDDTVILGALPFRNQANDLIEKENMKAVVSMNEDYELTAFSNNTEKWRKLGVEFLQLATTDIFESPNQEKLFRGVEFINQFLPLSKRISGLGSTQTPENVGSVYVHCKAGRTRSATLVGCYLMMKNGWTPDEAVDHMRSCRPHILLHTKQWDALRLFYTNNVVAKS, from the exons ATGGAGATGAGT gCTGCCATGTTTGCCCGTGTATCCTTCTACCCCACCCTGCTCTACAATGTCCTGATGGAGAAGGCTTCCGCCAGGAATTGGTACGACCGCATTGATGACACCGTCATACTCGGAGCACTCCCCTTTCGGAATCAAGCCAATGAC TTGATTGAGAAGGAGAACATGAAGGCTGTGGTGTCCATGAACGAGGACTATGAGCTGACGGCCTTCTCCAACAATACGGAAAAGTGGAGGAAACTGGGCGTCGAGTTCCTACAGCTGGCCACCACCGACATCTTCGAGTCGCCCAACCAGGAGAAGCTCTTCCGTGGCGTGGAGTTCATCAATCAGTTCCTGCCCCTGTCGAAGCGCATCAGCGGCTTAGGCTCCACGCAGACGCCAGAGAATGTTGGCTCTGTCTATGTACACTGCAAGGCAGGAAGAACGCGCAGTGCCACCTTGGTCGGCTGCTATCTGATGATG AAAAACGGCTGGACCCCAGACGAAGCTGTGGATCACATGCGTAGCTGCCGTCCGCATATTTTGCTGCACACCAAACAATGGGACGCGCTCAGATTATTCTACACAAATAATGTGGTGGCAAAGTCATGA
- the LOC117898566 gene encoding probable oligoribonuclease, whose amino-acid sequence MLAELKRLGLFVGGRFLQVRGRREIIQCRKMSTTTSLADAETDLVWMDLEMTGLDIDTDKILEVSCIITDKDLNIKSEGPCFAISHPEEVYKNMNEWCIKHHHESGLIERCRSSDVTPDQAVGLVMSYLQKNIPECKCPLAGNSVYMDRLFLRKYMSPVDEYLHYRIVDVSTIKELAKRWHPDVAKAAPRKAFAHRSLEDIMESIQELKYYKEHLFK is encoded by the coding sequence ATGCTTGCTGAGTTAAAGCGCCTAGGATTGTTTGTGGGCGGTAGGTTCCTACAAGTACGAGGTAGGCGGGAGATAATACAATGCCGAAAAATGAGCACAACCACAAGTTTGGCCGATGCCGAGACGGATCTCGTTTGGATGGACCTAGAGATGACTGGCCTTGACATAGATACGGACAAAATCCTGGAGGTTTCGTGCATCATCACCGACAAGGATCTGAACATAAAGTCCGAGGGACCCTGCTTTGCCATCAGCCACCCAGAGGAGGTGTATAAAAACATGAACGAATGGTGCATTAAGCACCACCACGAGTCCGGCCTGATCGAACGTTGCCGCAGCTCTGATGTAACGCCCGACCAGGCGGTGGGTCTGGTGATGTCCTACCTGCAGAAAAATATCCCCGAGTGCAAGTGTCCCCTGGCCGGTAACTCTGTCTATATGGATCGCCTGTTTCTACGCAAATACATGTCGCCCGTCGACGAATATTTACACTATCGAATCGTGGATGTTTCCACCAtcaaggagctggccaagagATGGCATCCCGATGTGGCCAAAGCTGCGCCGCGCAAGGCATTTGCACACCGCAGCCTCGAAGACATCATGGAGAGCATACAAGAGTTAAAGTACTATAAGGAGCATTTGTTtaagtaa